In one Cyprinus carpio isolate SPL01 chromosome B2, ASM1834038v1, whole genome shotgun sequence genomic region, the following are encoded:
- the LOC109105896 gene encoding protein Wnt-3a — protein MIYLGYFLFLFCGLTRTRVMASYPIWWSLAVGHQYTSLGTQPILCSSIPGLVPKQLRFCRNYVEIMPSVAEGVKIGIQECQHQFRGRRWNCTTINDSLAIFGPVLDKATRESAFVHAIASAGVAFAVTRACSEGSVTICGCDTRRKGPPGEGWKWGGCSEDVEFGSMVSREFADARENRPDARSAMNRHNNEAGRVSITDHMYLKCKCHGLSGSCEVKTCWWSQPDFRVIGDYMKDKYDSASEMVVEKHRESRGWVETLRPKYTFFKPPTETDLVYYESSPNFCEPNPETGSFGTRDRICNLTSHGIDGCDLLCCGRGHNTRTENRKEKCHCIFHWCCYVSCQECTRVYDVHTCK, from the exons GTCTCTGGCGGTGGGACACCAGTACACTTCACTGGGTACTCAGCCCATCCTGTGCAGCTCAATCCCTGGTCTGGTACCCAAACAGCTCCGCTTCTGCCGCAACTATGTGGAAATCATGCCTAGCGTGGCAGAGGGGGTGAAAATCGGCATCCAAGAGTGTCAGCATCAGTTCCGAGGCCGCAGATGGAATTGCACAACTATTAATGACAGCCTGGCCATCTTTGGACCAGTGCTGGATAAAG CCACTCGAGAATCAGCATTTGTCCATGCAATTGCCTCAGCGGGGGTAGCGTTCGCTGTGACGCGTGCTTGCTCCGAGGGCTCCGTCACCATCTGCGGCTGCGACACACGGAGGAAAGGACCGCCAGGCGAGGGCTGGAAGTGGGGCGGCTGCAGTGAGGATGTGGAGTTTGGCAGCATGGTATCCCGAGAGTTCGCTGATGCTCGTGAGAATCGGCCAGACGCTCGCTCAGCTATGAATCGACACAACAACGAAGCTGGACGTGTG TCAATCACAGACCACATGTACCTGAAATGTAAGTGTCATGGCCTTTCGGGAAGCTGTGAGGTGAAAACCTGTTGGTGGTCGCAGCCTGACTTTCGGGTGATAGGCGACTACATGAAGGACAAGTATGATAGCGCATCAGAAATGGTGGTGGAGAAACATCGGGAATCACGAGGCTGGGTCGAGACCTTACGACCAAAGTACACCTTCTTCAAGCCCCCTACCGAAACTGACCTTGTCTACTATGAAAGCTCACCTAACTTCTGTGAACCCAACCCCGAAACTGGCTCCTTCGGCACCCGTGACCGTATATGTAACCTGACATCACATGGTATCGATGGCTGCGACTTACTCTGTTGTGGCCGAGGCCACAACACTCGAACTGAGAACCGCAAGGAGAAATGCCACTGCATTTTTCACTGGTGCTGCTACGTGAGTTGCCAGGAGTGTACGCGAGTTTATGATGTCCATACCTGCAAGTAA